AAGGGCTGCAGGCTTTACTGCGCAAGAGACATCTTTTGAAAAGGTCTTGGATGCATTGTTGGAAGTTTTGAAAAAGGAGATAGATTGAGAAAAAAAGGCAGACTCTATCTTGTACTGTTTATCATTGCACTTTTGGGTTTGATTTTTTACTGGATTTTGACTTCAGAACTGTTTGAGCGTCAAAAGCCTTCTATACAGATTGCATCGAAACTGTACTGGAATCTTCGAAAGCCGATTGATATTAAAATTTCGGACAATTCCGGCATCAAATCGTATACGGTGACAATGGATGACGGGAAAAACAGAGAAGTTCTTGAGCAAAGAACTTTCGAAAATCCTCCAAAAGAGGTACAACTTTCCCTTGAAAGGCCGATGAAACTCGAATTTCCAAGAAATAGGGCGATATTGCATATTGAAGTACAGGATAAGAGTCTTTGGCACTATTTTTTAGGGAATCGAAGTGTAAAAGATATCAAAATTATCATCGATACGAAGCGTCCTGAACTCTATTTGGTCAATAACTCCTATTCTATTACGAAAGGCGGCAGTGCTCTTGTCGTTTTTCACTGCAATGACGATAATTTAAAGGAGTTTTATGTACAGACCAATTTTGGTAAAAGGTTTTATGCTCAGCCTTTTTACGAAGAGGGATACTATGCAGCACTGATCGCATGGCCGGTGACCCAAAAAAGATTTCGAGCAACGTTGGTAGCCTATGACAAAGCAGGCAATCGAAGCAAAGTACATGTTCCTCTGTATCTCCTCAATAAAAAATATCGTGTCAGCAAAATAACCCTCAAAAAGAACTTTTTGGAAGGAAAAGTAGCGCTCCTGGCCGAAGATTATCCAGAGACGGCCAAAATGGATCCTTTGGAAAAATTCAAGTTTGTCAATGAAACGCTCAGAGAGCGAAACGAACAGTTGATTCACAAGCTTACCTCCAAAGTGCCAAAGGAGATGTTTGACTCTTTTTCAATCAAACCTTTTTATCCTTTGAAAAATGGAGCGAGAGTCGCCAGTTTTGGAGATCATCGGTACTATTACTATCATGGAAAGCTTGTTAGCGAATCGTATCATTTGGGACTGGATCTTGCAAGCACACGAGCGGCTCCTATAAAAGCGAGCAATCCTGGTGATGTTGTTTTTGCCGATTATAACGGTATCTATGGCAATATGCCGCTTATTTCCCACGGGTTAGGTCTGTATACACTTTATGGTCACTGTTCAACCCTGTTTGTGAAAAAAGGTGATCAAGTTGAGCGTGGTGAGACGATCGCAAAGACAGGAAATACAGGACTGGCTCTTGGTGACCATCTCCATTTTGGCGTATTGGTGCAGGGAGTGGAGGTTCGACCCAAAGAATGGATGGACAAAAAATGGATCAAAGACAATATTATCGATGTCTTGAAAGAGGCAAAAAAGATCATCAATTCCAAATAAAATGTGGTACAATGAAATCAATTGAAGTTAAAGGTCTTGTATGAGACAAAGAACGATTGCAAAAAGTGTGGAAGTTGTAGGGATTGGACTACACAAAGGGGTTCCCGTTACTATGCGCCTGGAGCCGCTGGAAGAAAACAGCGGTATTCTTTTTTACAGAAAAGATAAAAACAGATATATCGAACTCAAGCCCCAAAATGTTGTCGATACAAAGATGGCAACGGTTCTTGGCAAAGATGATGTCGTTATTTCTACCATAGAACATCTCATGAGTGCAGTGTATGGGTATGGTATCGACAATCTATTGATCATTTTGGATCATGATGAGGTCCCCATAATGGACGGCAGTGCCATCAGCTACTGTATGCTTTTGGATGAAGCTGGGATAATGGAACAAAAAAGCACCAAAAAAGTACTTCGGGTAAAAAGTGAAGTCGAGGTAAGGGATGGGGACAAATATGTTCGACTCAAGCCTGCCGATACACTCTCTTTTGATTTTACCATTCATTTTGATCACCCGGTTATCGGTAAGGAGCATTACCATTTTGAGTTTAGCAAGAAAAAATTTCTTGAAGAGATTGCAAGAGCCAGAACTTTCGGTTTTTTGCATGAAGTGCAGTATCTACGAAGCATCGGCTTGGCCCAAGGGGGGAGTCTAGACAATGCAATCGTTCTTGATGAAAAGAAGATTTTAAATCCAGATGGCTTGCGGTTTGAAGATGAGTTTGTGCGCCATAAAATTTTGG
This region of Nitratiruptor sp. YY08-10 genomic DNA includes:
- a CDS encoding M23 family metallopeptidase — encoded protein: MRKKGRLYLVLFIIALLGLIFYWILTSELFERQKPSIQIASKLYWNLRKPIDIKISDNSGIKSYTVTMDDGKNREVLEQRTFENPPKEVQLSLERPMKLEFPRNRAILHIEVQDKSLWHYFLGNRSVKDIKIIIDTKRPELYLVNNSYSITKGGSALVVFHCNDDNLKEFYVQTNFGKRFYAQPFYEEGYYAALIAWPVTQKRFRATLVAYDKAGNRSKVHVPLYLLNKKYRVSKITLKKNFLEGKVALLAEDYPETAKMDPLEKFKFVNETLRERNEQLIHKLTSKVPKEMFDSFSIKPFYPLKNGARVASFGDHRYYYYHGKLVSESYHLGLDLASTRAAPIKASNPGDVVFADYNGIYGNMPLISHGLGLYTLYGHCSTLFVKKGDQVERGETIAKTGNTGLALGDHLHFGVLVQGVEVRPKEWMDKKWIKDNIIDVLKEAKKIINSK
- the lpxC gene encoding UDP-3-O-acyl-N-acetylglucosamine deacetylase, with amino-acid sequence MRQRTIAKSVEVVGIGLHKGVPVTMRLEPLEENSGILFYRKDKNRYIELKPQNVVDTKMATVLGKDDVVISTIEHLMSAVYGYGIDNLLIILDHDEVPIMDGSAISYCMLLDEAGIMEQKSTKKVLRVKSEVEVRDGDKYVRLKPADTLSFDFTIHFDHPVIGKEHYHFEFSKKKFLEEIARARTFGFLHEVQYLRSIGLAQGGSLDNAIVLDEKKILNPDGLRFEDEFVRHKILDAIGDLSLLGMPVMGMYESFAGSHHLNHLLTVKLLEEHSNYEIVEASTTMQEGYVIGAACAKE